From Corticium candelabrum chromosome 9, ooCorCand1.1, whole genome shotgun sequence:
cagaccatcccCGCTACATTTTTCCGGCCGGAAAGATGTAGGCgggatggtctggctacgcgagactactccACTGTACTCCATGTGTTGCTATAAATAGTTTCCTTCACTGTACTTTAGCACCACCTACTTCCGGTACTGGGCACAGATAGCAAATTTTacagtgtcttttctcttgaCCCCGTACGTACTCTCATTACATTTCTGCTGACTTCTACCTTGTTTCCCTTAGCCTtcgtttttgtttttgttggttTAGTTTTGTTGTTGAGTCTACTTGCGTTTTTTCGGACACGTGAACATATGCTTGTAGAATTAGTGGTTTGTGTAGTGTACTTTAGCACCGCCTACTTCCGGTACCGCACACTAGAGTAGGGCGGTAGAGTGTCTGTTTCCTTCTGTCCTCTTGACCCCTTACGTACTCTCATTACATTACCGCTCGTCCACTACTgttcgcgtagccagaccgaCACTAACACGTGACTATCACGAGGTATATGACGTCAGGCTTGCATTGCCGTAGCATGCATGTGCTAGCGAACTCTGCTGGCACAGGCACATGTACATGGCGCCGTATTATGAAGATACTTGTTGTtgctagtttgtttatctgtgctCTCGTCGCTGCCTACATCGTTCTGAGGCCGTCAACTCATCGAACTTCGTTCTCGAGCTCATCGCCAGCTGTCCGAATGTCAACGATTTCAGACGGCAATGCAAACAGCAAGAAGGCTCGTCAAGATTACACGTCATGGTTACGCTTCCACGAACAAACCGGAAATACATCTCAGTCTCTGACACTAAACGGTGACCTCAGACGGCGACCTCCAGATTTCATTGTTATTGGAGCGCGAAAATGCGGCACGCGAGCGTTGCTAGTCATGCTGAACATTCATCCTCGAGTCGTTGCGGGTGGGCCAGAGGTCCATTATTTCGACAGAGACAACAATTACCAACGTGGGCTGAGGTGGTATGTCAATCATATGAAACTCTCTAGCGTCGGTCAACTGACTGGAGAGAAGAGTCCGTCATATTTTATTACTCATGGCGTGCCACAGAGAATAAAGAATTACAGTCGCACCGTGGGAAAGGACGTGAAGCTGTTGCTTATAGTGAGAGATCCAGTGGATAGAGTAGTGTCTGATTACACGCAGGGATTGACTAAACGGAAGCTGTCG
This genomic window contains:
- the LOC134184981 gene encoding heparan sulfate glucosamine 3-O-sulfotransferase 1-like, which codes for MHVLANSAGTGTCTWRRIMKILVVASLFICALVAAYIVLRPSTHRTSFSSSSPAVRMSTISDGNANSKKARQDYTSWLRFHEQTGNTSQSLTLNGDLRRRPPDFIVIGARKCGTRALLVMLNIHPRVVAGGPEVHYFDRDNNYQRGLRWYVNHMKLSSVGQLTGEKSPSYFITHGVPQRIKNYSRTVGKDVKLLLIVRDPVDRVVSDYTQGLTKRKLSISKTRQIQEDFRGHALLRSGEVNEDWSAVRIGRYSDHLARWYQTFRKEQIHIVNGDTLIANPVKEMKKVSSFLGLGNDFDWNDYLYFNKTRGFYCLNQNGRPPSCLGNSKGRPHPQVKQYILEKLRNYYRPYNRQFKTMTKLKVDWPV